The region ACTATTATGCGGCGCTCGGCGCAGCCGACAACCCGCGCAGAAACGATACCGATGGCCGCGGTAACCTGAGTTCCAGCGGCTTGACGCAATTCCTTTCGTTCTGGCTCGACGTGTGTATCGATCAGGTGGCGTTCATGTCCGGGCAGTTGTCGTTCGCCACGCTCGAACACCGCTTCGGCAGTCTGGCTTTGCAGATCACGCACGACTTCGGCCGCAGCATGTCGCATTCGCGCAATGCGATTCAGCCGGAGCAACTTGGCCGCGCGCTTTATCGCCTGTTTCAGATCGGCCGGTTGGAGCGCGGCGAATTCAAGGCGATGCTGGTTTCGGCGGACCGGACCGCGTCGCGTGCGATCGCACAGTTGCTGGCGTTGCGGCTCGTCAAGAGCGCAAGCCGGGTCGGGCCGCTGGAACCGGGATTGCCGTTCTTCAGCCTGCGTTTTCTGTTTCCTGGCCTGTGGCCCGAGGCCGATGGTGTGCCGGTACCGATCATCGACGCCGCTGCGCAAAAGAACGACGTCGCTTAGGCGGCGTGCGTGTCAGGTGAGGCGGGCATAAAAAAACGGCGTCGCCCCGACAAGGAAGCGACGCCGCTGAACACACCACCCTCGCGGGGGTCTAGCCGCACGAGTGACCTAACGGTAGCCGTTCGGAAAAGCGCGCTCAAGATGAAAGAACTGCGTTTGTAACGGCGCGCCAGGTAGCAATTACGCATCCCGTGAAGCGCGTTCGCGTCAGATCGAAGCGGCATCGGCGCCGCAAAATCATCAGATTTTAAGCATCATTAAACGTCAATTTACAGTCGCAGACGTTTGTTACAGACGCGTCTTTTAGCACCGTCGTTCGTGTTCAGGTCAAAAACCCAACATGTGGCGAATGCGAGCAGCGCGCGCCGCTCAACGTTCGCCTTCCAACTCCGGCATCGGCGCGAACAACGCGTCGAGATCGTCGTCGGAGAACTTGGTCGCGCCGGCTGAATCCTCGGAAAGAATGCTGTCCGCGAGCCCCGCTTTCTGCTCCTGCAACTCGACGATCTTTTCCTCGATGCTGCCCGCCGCGATCAGCTTGTAGACGAACACCGGCTTGTCCTGCCCCAGCCGGTGCGCGCGGTCGGTCGCCTGATTCTCGGCCGCCGGATTCCACCACGGGTCGTAGTGAATCACGGTATCGGCGGCGGTCAGGTTCAGACCCACGCCGCCCGCCTTCAGGCTGATCAGGAACAACGGCACCTCGCCTTGCTGGAACCGCTCGACCGGCGTGACGCGATCCGTCGTGTCGCCGGTCAGCAGCACGTAGGGAATCGCCGCTTCGTCGAGCGCTTCGCCGATCAGCGTCAGCATGCCGGTAAACTGCGAGAACAGCAGCACGCGCCGGCCTTCGTCGATCAGCTCCGGCAGCATCGACAGCAGCAGATCGAGCTTGGCCGAGCGCATCGGACGCAGCGGTTTTTCGATAATGTCCGCCTTGTCAGACTTCGCAGCTTTCGCCGCTTTCGCCGCCTTGCCTCGCTTCGCGCCGGACGCCGGGTCCGCTTGATCCACCCGATCCGCCGCGCCTACGCCGCTTTCCGTTCCGAGCGCCAGCGTTCTAACCAGTCGCGGATCGCAACACACCTGCCGCAACTTCAGCAACGCATCCAGCACGATGATGTGGCTGCGCGCGAGTCCCTGCGCGCTGACCGCCGCGCGCACCCGCTCCTGCATGGCGGTGCGCACGGTTTCGTACAGATCGCGCTGCTCGCCCTCCAGATCGACCGAGCACATGATGGTCGTCTTGGCTGGCAACTCCTTCGCGACCTCGTCCTTGCGACGCCGCAGCATGAACGGCCGGATGCGCCGCGCCAGCAGCGCGCGGCGCACGCCGTCGCCGTTCTTTTCGATCGGATTGCGCCAGCGTTTGGTGAAGTCCTGCTGGCTGCCGAGAAAACCCGGCAGCAGAAAATCGAACTGCGACCATAGTTCGCCGAGGTGATTCTCCAGCGGCGTCCCCGTCAAACACAGCCGATGCCGCGCGCGCAAACCACGAATCGCCTGCGCGGCCTTGGTGGTGGCGTTCTTCACGTACTGCGCCTCGTCGAGAATCAGCAGGTGGTAGTCGTGTTCGGCGAGCACCTTCTGATCGCGCCACAGCAACGCGTAGGTGGTCAGAATCAGTTCGTGTTCGACGATCTGCTCGAAGCGCTCCTTGCGCTGCGGGCCGTTGAGCACCAGCACCTTCAGAGCGGGCGCGAAGCGCCGCGCTTCCTCGCGCCAGTTGTGCACCAGCGTGGTCGGCACGACGATCAGCGCGGGCCGCGTCAGACGTCCCGCTTCCTTTTCGGCGAGGATGTGCGCGAGCGTCTGCACGGTCTTGCCGAGTCCCATGTCGTCGGCGAGCACACCGGCCAGATCCTGTTCGCGCAGATACTGCATCCAGTTCAGCCCCTGCTGCTGATACGCGCGCAATTCCGCCTTCAGGCCGCCCGGCACCGGCACCTCGCGCAGGCCCGGCCCCGCCTGCAGACGCTGCGCGAGTTGCCGGACCGAATCCTCGCCGTTGAACTGCCAGCGGCCGGTATCGTTCAAGGCGTTCAAGCGGCCGGCGTCGACGGCGGCCACGCGCAGCGGCGCGCCGTCCGCGAGCGTACCGCCGAGCGCGTCGAACAGATCGACCAGCACGCGCACCACCGGCTTCAACCGGTCGGCACGCAGGCGCAGACGCTTGTTCTCCTCGGTCTTCAACTCGATCTTTTCGTCGTCGGCGATCGATTCGAGCGCGCCGTTCAACCAGCGGCGATCGCGCCGGAACAGGTCGGCGAGCAGCGGCTCCAGCCGCACGTTGCGCTCGCCGATGCGGATGCCCATCTCCAGATCGAACCAGCCGTCGCCGGCTTGATGCGCGGTGCCGTCGATCGCATCGATCTCGATCACGTTGTAGCGGAACGCGGACGCCATGGTCACGCGCCAGCCTTTGGCGACAAGCTCCGGCACGGCGTCGTTGACGAATTCGGACCACGCGTCGGCATCGGGCAAGCCAAGCATCGTGTCGGGCAGCAGACGCGACGCGAAGACGCGGCTCGTCGGCACTTTCTGCAAACCGGTGCGGCGCAGTTCCAGCAGACGTTTTTTCTCGGCTTCGTAGCGGCGGCGAATATGGATCACGTCGCCGCCAGGCATCGGCACCAGCGTGACATTGCTGTCGACGTTGATGCTCACGCCGTCGTAGTCGAAGCTCACGCCCGCCAGTTCGACCGCCTCGGTTTTGCGCATGCCCGCCTTGCTCGCCGACGGCAGCGTGTGGCTGTTCAGCGTGAGCACCGGCACCGGTTCGACGTCGATCACGCGGATCGACGAGCCGTCCTGCGTGGGCGGCAACGGCAGGTCGGGCGCGATTTCGCGCAGCACGGAGGCGACCAGCGGCGCCTCGGCGAGCGAGATCGGCGGCATCGCGAGGTAGTCGGGCAACTGCTGGAACGGCAGCGACGATTCGACGATGCCCGCCTCGTTCGCGACGCCGTCCACGTACCACACCGGTTCCGTCGGCAACACCATGCTGGCGCGCGGCTCGGTGCGCAACACGGGGCGCAGGCGCTCGTCGGCAAGCGGCTCCCATTCGATGCGGCCAGGCCGATCCGCGCCGAGCGCCAGCGGCGTGGGACTGTCGCGACCGGGCTCGGTGTTGAAATCGAAGAACAGACGCCCGGTCGCGATCAGTTTCTGCAGCATCTCGGCGCCGCTCGTGCCGCGCAGGATGAACTGGCCGAAGTCCTCGCGCGAACGGCCGAGCCACAGGCCGCGCAGGATCGACAGGTCTTCGTCGGAGACGAATCTGGGTTGCTTGATCAGCGCGGCTTCGACGTTGGACCACGGTTCGTCGATCCGGAACACCGTGCCGTCCACGTTGAAGTGCGCGCGGTACAGCACCACCTCGTGGCGCATGTGGAAGTCGGACCAGTTCAGCCGGTAGGCGAGCGTCTGGCTGCGCGGCGCGGTGGAGGTCTGGGCGTCGGCCTCGGCTTCGGCGCGCGCGCGAAAGCGTTCGAGCCAGCTGACCAGTTCGGGACGCACGCCGCCCGCTGCCGACGCATGCGCCGGATTGGCCGCGAAGCCCGTTAGCGGGCGGAAATCGCGGCTGGCGTCGTGGTTGGCTTCACCGGCAAGGTGGCCGCTGTGGCCGCTTTCACCGCTGTAACCGGCGGGGTTGCCGGAGTCGCCGGGGTTAGCGCCGTCCGCCTCGCCGCCACGCTCGTCGAAGTTCACATGGTTGATGTGATCCATCTCGTCGTGATAGTCGAGTTCGGCGAGCAGCAACGCCGCGACATGCTTGCAATCGCGGCCGACCGGGCAGGTGCAATCGCCCTGCGCCCACGGCGAGCCGCCATCGGTGCGAAAGCGCACGCGCGTCTTGTACGGCTGCGCGCGCGTGCCTTGCACATAGCCGCTCAGCGAGGTGCCGTGCCACTTGAGATTCGTGACCGCGCCGACCGAGCGCGCCTTGGCGAGCGTGTGCGCACCGAGCCATTCCGCAATCCGTTCCCGATCGAAGAAAACTGACGACATCAGGGTCCATCCTGCTGTTGTTCTGTTCAGGCCTGTTCAGGCAAAAGCGCCCCCGGACGCGGGATAAGCGGCCCGGCGGACGGTCGACGCAGTCCGCGAGCCCGGGTCGCCGACGCCGGTTGCCGAGGGTAATCGGCCATTTTACGACGTGGCGCGCGCTGCTTGCAGACGCGCCGCCGCGGGTTAGAGCGCAGCGGCCGCGGCGACCTCGATCTCCACGCCGGCCGCCGCCAATACCTGCGCGAGCGCCGGCGGCGGCGCTTCGTCCGTCACCAGCAGATCGACGCCGTCCGGCTCGAACACATGAAGCAGCGCGCTATGGCCGATCTTCGCGCGATCCGCCGCGACGATACGGCGCTCGGCCTGCGCAAACGCGGCTTGCGCGAACGCCACGTCGGCGGGCAGCGCATCCATGAAGCGCCCTTGCAGATCGATCGCCGTGACCGAGACGATCGCGTGACGCACGCGGAACTGGCGCAGAAAGGCGAGCACGCTGTCGCCGAACGCGGCGGAGTCGTCGGCGCGCAATTCGCCGCCGGCGATGAATACGCGATTACCGTTGCGCGCATTGAGCACGCGCGCGACTTCGATGGAGTGGGTGACGACCGTCAGACGCGAGCGCGCGGCCAGCGCCTCGGCGATCCGCAGACAGGTCGTGCCGCCTTCGATGATCAACGATTCGCCGTCCCTCACCCGCCCGGCGATGTGCGCGGCCATCGCCCGTTTGCCCTCGAGACTCGTGCCCATGCGACGCGGGAACGGCGGTTCGTCGAGCCGTTCGGGCAGCATCACGCCGCCGTGGACCTTGATTAGCAGGCC is a window of Paraburkholderia sp. D15 DNA encoding:
- a CDS encoding DEAD/DEAH box helicase, producing the protein MSSVFFDRERIAEWLGAHTLAKARSVGAVTNLKWHGTSLSGYVQGTRAQPYKTRVRFRTDGGSPWAQGDCTCPVGRDCKHVAALLLAELDYHDEMDHINHVNFDERGGEADGANPGDSGNPAGYSGESGHSGHLAGEANHDASRDFRPLTGFAANPAHASAAGGVRPELVSWLERFRARAEAEADAQTSTAPRSQTLAYRLNWSDFHMRHEVVLYRAHFNVDGTVFRIDEPWSNVEAALIKQPRFVSDEDLSILRGLWLGRSREDFGQFILRGTSGAEMLQKLIATGRLFFDFNTEPGRDSPTPLALGADRPGRIEWEPLADERLRPVLRTEPRASMVLPTEPVWYVDGVANEAGIVESSLPFQQLPDYLAMPPISLAEAPLVASVLREIAPDLPLPPTQDGSSIRVIDVEPVPVLTLNSHTLPSASKAGMRKTEAVELAGVSFDYDGVSINVDSNVTLVPMPGGDVIHIRRRYEAEKKRLLELRRTGLQKVPTSRVFASRLLPDTMLGLPDADAWSEFVNDAVPELVAKGWRVTMASAFRYNVIEIDAIDGTAHQAGDGWFDLEMGIRIGERNVRLEPLLADLFRRDRRWLNGALESIADDEKIELKTEENKRLRLRADRLKPVVRVLVDLFDALGGTLADGAPLRVAAVDAGRLNALNDTGRWQFNGEDSVRQLAQRLQAGPGLREVPVPGGLKAELRAYQQQGLNWMQYLREQDLAGVLADDMGLGKTVQTLAHILAEKEAGRLTRPALIVVPTTLVHNWREEARRFAPALKVLVLNGPQRKERFEQIVEHELILTTYALLWRDQKVLAEHDYHLLILDEAQYVKNATTKAAQAIRGLRARHRLCLTGTPLENHLGELWSQFDFLLPGFLGSQQDFTKRWRNPIEKNGDGVRRALLARRIRPFMLRRRKDEVAKELPAKTTIMCSVDLEGEQRDLYETVRTAMQERVRAAVSAQGLARSHIIVLDALLKLRQVCCDPRLVRTLALGTESGVGAADRVDQADPASGAKRGKAAKAAKAAKSDKADIIEKPLRPMRSAKLDLLLSMLPELIDEGRRVLLFSQFTGMLTLIGEALDEAAIPYVLLTGDTTDRVTPVERFQQGEVPLFLISLKAGGVGLNLTAADTVIHYDPWWNPAAENQATDRAHRLGQDKPVFVYKLIAAGSIEEKIVELQEQKAGLADSILSEDSAGATKFSDDDLDALFAPMPELEGER
- a CDS encoding DeoR/GlpR family DNA-binding transcription regulator; amino-acid sequence: MFTTLRQSEILRLVRDERTCTITDLAARFEVSDETIRRTIKPLIADGLLIKVHGGVMLPERLDEPPFPRRMGTSLEGKRAMAAHIAGRVRDGESLIIEGGTTCLRIAEALAARSRLTVVTHSIEVARVLNARNGNRVFIAGGELRADDSAAFGDSVLAFLRQFRVRHAIVSVTAIDLQGRFMDALPADVAFAQAAFAQAERRIVAADRAKIGHSALLHVFEPDGVDLLVTDEAPPPALAQVLAAAGVEIEVAAAAAL